From a region of the Pongo pygmaeus isolate AG05252 chromosome 5, NHGRI_mPonPyg2-v2.0_pri, whole genome shotgun sequence genome:
- the LOC129039434 gene encoding steroid 21-hydroxylase-like isoform X1, which translates to MLLLGLLLLLPLLAGARLLWNWWKLRSLHLPPLAPGFLHLLQPDLPIYLLVLTQKFGPIYRLHLGLQDVVVLNSKRTIEEAMVKKWADFAGRPEPLTYKLVSKNYPDLSLGDYSLLWKAHKKLTRSALLLGIRDSMEPVVEQLTQEFCERMRAQAGTPVAIEEEFSLLTCSIICYLTFGDKIKEDNLMPAYYKCIQEVLKTWSHWSIQIVDVIPFLRFFPNPGLRRLKQAIERRDHIVEKQLRQHKESLVAGQWRDMMDYMLQGVAQPSVEEGSGQLLEGHVHMAAVDLLIGGTETTANTLSWAVVFLLHHPEIQQRLQEELDHELGPGASSSQVPYKDRARLPLLNATIAEVLRLRPVVPLALPHRTTRPSSISGYDIPEGTVIIPKLQGAHLDETVWERPHEFWPDRFLEPGKSSTALAFGCRARVCLGEPLAHLELFLVLTRLLQAFTLLPPGDALPSLQPLPSLQPLPHCSVILKMQPFQVRLQPRGMGAHSPGQSQ; encoded by the exons ATGCTGCTCCTgggcctgctgctgctgctgcccctgcTGGCTGGCGCCCGCCTGCTGTGGAACTGGTGGAAGCTCCGGAGCCTCCACCTCCCGCCTCTTGCCCCGGGCTTCTTGCACCTGCTGCAGCCCGACCTCCCCATCTATCTGCTCGTCTTGACTCAGAAATTCGGGCCCATCTACAGGCTCCACCTTGGGCTTCAAG ATGTGGTGGTGCTGAACTCCAAAAGGACCATTGAGGAAGCCATGGTCAAAAAGTGGGCAGACTTTGCTGGCAGACCTGAGCCACTTACCT ACAAGCTGGTGTCTAAGAACTACCCAGACCTGTCCTTGGGAGACTACTCCCTGCTCTGGAAAGCCCACAAGAAGCTCACCCGCTCAGCCCTGCTGCTGGGCATCCGTGACTCCATGGAGCCAGTGGTGGAGCAGCTGACCCAGGAGTTCTGCGAG CGCATGAGAGCCCAGGCCGGCACCCCTGTGGCCATTGAGGAGGAATTCTCTCTCCTCACCTGTAGCATCATCTGTTACCTCACCTTCGGAGACAAGATCAAG GAGGACAACTTAATGCCTGCCTATTACAAATGTATCCAGGAGGTGTTAAAAACCTGGAGCCACTGGTCCATCCAAATTGTGGATGTGATTCCCTTTCTCAGG TTCTTCCCCAATCCAGgtctccggaggctgaagcaggccaTAGAGAGGAGGGACCACATCGTGGAGAAGCAGCTGAGGCAGCACAAG GAGAGCCTGGTGGCAGGCCAGTGGAGGGACATGATGGACTACATGCTCCAAGGGGTGGCGCAGCCGAGCGTGGAAGAGGGCTCTGGACAGCTCCTGGAAGGGCACGTGCACATGGCTGCAGTGGACCTCCTGATCGGTGGCACTGAGACCACGGCAAACACCCTCTCCTGGGCCGTGGTTTTTTTGCTTCACCACCCTGAG ATTCAGCAGCGACTGCAGGAGGAGCTAGACCACGAACTGGGCCCTGgtgcctccagctcccaggtccCCTACAAGGACCGTGCACGGCTGCCCTTGCTCAATGCCACCATCGCCGAGGTGCTGCGCCTGCGGCCCGTTGTGCCCTTAGCCTTGCCCCACCGCACCACACGGCCCAGCAG CATCTCCGGCTACGACATCCCTGAGGGCACAGTCATCATCCCGAAACTTCAGGGCGCCCACCTGGATGAGACGGTCTGGGAGAGGCCACATGAGTTCTGGCCTG ATCGCTTCCTGGAGCCAGGCAAGAGCTCCACAGCTCTGGCCTTCGGCTGCAGGGCCCGTGTGTGCCTGGGCGAGCCGCTGGCGCATCTGGAGCTCTTCCTGGTGCTGACCCGACTGCTGCAGGCCTTCACGCTGCTGCCCCCCGGGGACGCCCTGccctccctgcagcccctgccctccctgcagcccctgcccCACTGCAGTGTCATCCTCAAGATGCAGCCTTTCCAAGTGCGGCTGCAGCCCCGGGGGATGGGGGCCCACAGCCCGGGCCAGAGCCAGTGA
- the LOC129039434 gene encoding steroid 21-hydroxylase-like isoform X2 yields MEPVVEQLTQEFCERMRAQAGTPVAIEEEFSLLTCSIICYLTFGDKIKEDNLMPAYYKCIQEVLKTWSHWSIQIVDVIPFLRFFPNPGLRRLKQAIERRDHIVEKQLRQHKESLVAGQWRDMMDYMLQGVAQPSVEEGSGQLLEGHVHMAAVDLLIGGTETTANTLSWAVVFLLHHPEIQQRLQEELDHELGPGASSSQVPYKDRARLPLLNATIAEVLRLRPVVPLALPHRTTRPSSISGYDIPEGTVIIPKLQGAHLDETVWERPHEFWPDRFLEPGKSSTALAFGCRARVCLGEPLAHLELFLVLTRLLQAFTLLPPGDALPSLQPLPSLQPLPHCSVILKMQPFQVRLQPRGMGAHSPGQSQ; encoded by the exons ATGGAGCCAGTGGTGGAGCAGCTGACCCAGGAGTTCTGCGAG CGCATGAGAGCCCAGGCCGGCACCCCTGTGGCCATTGAGGAGGAATTCTCTCTCCTCACCTGTAGCATCATCTGTTACCTCACCTTCGGAGACAAGATCAAG GAGGACAACTTAATGCCTGCCTATTACAAATGTATCCAGGAGGTGTTAAAAACCTGGAGCCACTGGTCCATCCAAATTGTGGATGTGATTCCCTTTCTCAGG TTCTTCCCCAATCCAGgtctccggaggctgaagcaggccaTAGAGAGGAGGGACCACATCGTGGAGAAGCAGCTGAGGCAGCACAAG GAGAGCCTGGTGGCAGGCCAGTGGAGGGACATGATGGACTACATGCTCCAAGGGGTGGCGCAGCCGAGCGTGGAAGAGGGCTCTGGACAGCTCCTGGAAGGGCACGTGCACATGGCTGCAGTGGACCTCCTGATCGGTGGCACTGAGACCACGGCAAACACCCTCTCCTGGGCCGTGGTTTTTTTGCTTCACCACCCTGAG ATTCAGCAGCGACTGCAGGAGGAGCTAGACCACGAACTGGGCCCTGgtgcctccagctcccaggtccCCTACAAGGACCGTGCACGGCTGCCCTTGCTCAATGCCACCATCGCCGAGGTGCTGCGCCTGCGGCCCGTTGTGCCCTTAGCCTTGCCCCACCGCACCACACGGCCCAGCAG CATCTCCGGCTACGACATCCCTGAGGGCACAGTCATCATCCCGAAACTTCAGGGCGCCCACCTGGATGAGACGGTCTGGGAGAGGCCACATGAGTTCTGGCCTG ATCGCTTCCTGGAGCCAGGCAAGAGCTCCACAGCTCTGGCCTTCGGCTGCAGGGCCCGTGTGTGCCTGGGCGAGCCGCTGGCGCATCTGGAGCTCTTCCTGGTGCTGACCCGACTGCTGCAGGCCTTCACGCTGCTGCCCCCCGGGGACGCCCTGccctccctgcagcccctgccctccctgcagcccctgcccCACTGCAGTGTCATCCTCAAGATGCAGCCTTTCCAAGTGCGGCTGCAGCCCCGGGGGATGGGGGCCCACAGCCCGGGCCAGAGCCAGTGA